The Armatimonadota bacterium genome contains the following window.
TGCAGCCGCTGGGTGTGCGCCACCTGGATCTGCCCCTTACACCAGAGAAGGTGTGGAGAGCAATCAGGGACGCGCAGACCCCAGGGTCTGACGCGCCAGTCTCAAGCGCGTCGCCCTCAGGGATCTGACATGGATGAGCAGGTGACGGCGCTGCGCCTGCTGTGGACGCAGGAATTGGTCACGTTCGAGGGACGGTGGCACCGCATCCGCGGTGCCGGCATCAACCCCCTGCCGCGGCGGCCGATCCCCCTTGGATGGGCGGCCACGGGCTGCTGCCACCACTTCATGTCGCCGTCCTGCCTGTCGACAGAACCCTGCTCACCCTGGCGGATGTCCTGGCGCGGGCCATCCCCTTGCCGTCGGCGCTGACGTTAGTCTGCGGGCCCAGCCGCACCGCGGACATCGAGATGACGCCGGTGCGGGGGTGCACGGGCCTACGGCGTTGTGGATTTACCTCCTGCGGTGACCGCCCTCGCGCTCAGCCGTCTGCCATCCGGCCCGGAGGCGGGGCCGCTCATGCCTACTTGCCGGGGACGATACCCTCGCCGCCCGATGGACGGCGCCGGGGCGGAGCCTGTGGAATGGAAGGTAGGCTTGGAGGAAGGGGGGTGAGAGTGCGCCCGCGGGCGGGCGGCAATGAGTCCTCAAGGAGGTGAGGAGGCGGAACCATGAAGCCGGTGCGTTGGTGGGCTATCTGCTGGTTTGTCGGTGTCCTGGCTCTGGTGACGGTCGGAGCCGCCGGACTGGTGGCGGCGCAGCAATCGGCCGAGTACAAGGTGGGTGTCGTCACCTCCCTGTCCGGCGAGCTGGCCTTCGGGGGCAACGTGACCAAGCGCGGCTACGACCTGTGGGCGGACACCCTGAACAAGGCCGGCGGCATCCTGATCGGGGGCAAGCGCTACAAGGTCAGGCTGATCTACGCCGACGACCAGAGCACGCCGGCCACCGCCGCCGTGGCCGGAGAGCGGCTGATCACCCAGGAGAAGGTGGACTTCATCCTGGGCCCTTACGCCAGCGGCACAACCCTGGCCCTGGCACCCATCACCGAGAAGTACCGCGTCCCCCACATCACCGGGTCGGCAGAGTCCCCGCTCATCTGGAAGGGAAAGTTCAAGTACACCTTCGGGACCATCCCCACGGTGACCATCATCGCCCAGGCATCCATCCAGACCCTGGCGCAGGACGTGACGCCCAAGCCGCAGACCCTGGCCATCCTGGGGATCGACGACGCCTTCTCCAAGTTCGCCGCCGAGGCGTTCCGCACCGCCGCCCAGAGGTTTGGCATCAAGGTGCTGCGCTTCGACATCGTGCCGGAGGGTAGCGACTACACGCCGGCGGTGAGTGCGGCCAAGGCGCTGAACCCGGACATCTTCGCCATGGGCTCCCACGAGAAGGCGGCCATTGAAATGATCAAGGCGGCCAAGGAGCTGAAGTTCAACCCCAAGGCCTTCGTGCAGCACTACGGGATGACCACCCCCGACTTCCGCAAGGGGCTGGGCAAGGACGCCGAGTATGTCTTCGGCACCTCGGTGTGGACCCCCAACCTGAACTACCAGGCGAAGATCCTCTTTAAGACACCGCGGGAGTACGCCGCTGCGTTCAAGGCCCGCTTCGGCAGCGATCCGGACTACACCGAGGCGGCCTCCACCGCAGCAGGCATCGCCTTCCAGGAGGCGCTGCGGGCCATCAACGCTGCGCCGCCGCTGACGCAGGCGCAGAAGGACGCGCTGATCGGCGCCCTGGAGCGGCTGGACCTGATGACCTTCTACGGGCCGATCAGGTTCGCCACCTCGGGGGACTACTACCACGACAACGCGGGGCTGCAGCCCATCGCCCTGCAGTACCAGGGCGGGGTGACCGTGGAGGTCGGCCCGGGCAAGCTGCGCCTGAAGGCCCCCAAGTACCCCACGCCCCCCTGGGACAAGCGCTAACTGAGGAGGCCGGGGACGGCGACCCCGTCCCCGGCCGCCCGACAGCATGTCCAGAAACTCCTGCCNNNNNNNNNNCGCGGCGGTGAATTCCTGAGGTGCGCTAGCCGTGGAACTATTCCTGCAGACCCTCATCGACGGGGCCCTTATCGGTGGGCTGATCATCGTCGTCGGAGTGGGCTTCTCCCTTTGTTTTGGCGTCATGCACATCGTGGACTTCGCCGTGGGGGAGTGGGTCATGCTGGGCGCGTATGCTGCCTACTGGCTGGTGCGCTACCTGGGGCAGGACCCCATGGTCTACCTCCCCCTGATCTTCGCCCTGTTCTTTGCCGCCGGCTGGCTGGTCTACCCGCTGATCTACCGGGCGGTCAGCGGGCGGCGGCATCACCCGGCGCTGATGGGCCTGGTCTTCACCTTCGGTCTCTCCACCCTGGCTAAAGGCGGTGCCCTCTCCGCCTGGGGCTATCACGTGCGCTCG
Protein-coding sequences here:
- a CDS encoding amino acid ABC transporter substrate-binding protein; translation: MKPVRWWAICWFVGVLALVTVGAAGLVAAQQSAEYKVGVVTSLSGELAFGGNVTKRGYDLWADTLNKAGGILIGGKRYKVRLIYADDQSTPATAAVAGERLITQEKVDFILGPYASGTTLALAPITEKYRVPHITGSAESPLIWKGKFKYTFGTIPTVTIIAQASIQTLAQDVTPKPQTLAILGIDDAFSKFAAEAFRTAAQRFGIKVLRFDIVPEGSDYTPAVSAAKALNPDIFAMGSHEKAAIEMIKAAKELKFNPKAFVQHYGMTTPDFRKGLGKDAEYVFGTSVWTPNLNYQAKILFKTPREYAAAFKARFGSDPDYTEAASTAAGIAFQEALRAINAAPPLTQAQKDALIGALERLDLMTFYGPIRFATSGDYYHDNAGLQPIALQYQGGVTVEVGPGKLRLKAPKYPTPPWDKR